In the genome of Ensifer adhaerens, one region contains:
- a CDS encoding phage head-tail adaptor, putative, SPP1 family, which produces MNMTFLDPGQFTARLDLEAATPTPDGQGGAALAWTAAASLWARIEPSSFSFNEVAGQMRGQLTHRIWIRARDGVSEGMRFRKGARVFTIRAVRDPDESGRYLVCLCEEGAL; this is translated from the coding sequence ATGAACATGACCTTTCTCGACCCCGGTCAGTTCACTGCCCGGCTCGATCTCGAAGCCGCCACGCCGACGCCGGACGGGCAGGGCGGCGCGGCGCTCGCCTGGACCGCCGCCGCCTCGCTCTGGGCCCGCATCGAACCGTCCAGCTTCAGCTTCAACGAGGTGGCGGGCCAGATGCGTGGGCAATTGACGCATCGCATCTGGATCCGCGCCCGCGACGGCGTCAGCGAAGGCATGCGCTTCCGGAAAGGGGCACGCGTCTTCACCATCCGCGCGGTGCGCGACCCGGACGAGAGCGGACGCTATCTCGTCTGCCTGTGCGAGGAGGGCGCGCTATGA